GGATCGCTATCGTCGCCCACGACGGGGCCGACGGCGCCCCGGGGGTCGCCTCGTAGACGTAGATCGGGTTCCGGACGGCCCAGTAGACCGTCGAGAGGACCCCCTGCGCGCCGAGGGTCGCGAGGACCGTCGCGATCGGGTAGCGGACGAGGGCGAAGCCGGCGAACGCGAAGACGACCCCCGAGAAGCCGATGACGGGGCCGAGCGCGAACAGCCCCGTCACCAGTCCGACCGCGAGGACCGCGCCCGGAACGATCGCGAACGCGCGCACCCGCGGGTCGTACCACCACCAGCGGGACCCGTCGCCGTCGTCGCGCCCGCCGGGCGGGTAGTGTCCCCACGCGAACTCGGCGATGGGCGCGACGACGGCGGTCCCGACGAGGTTGCCGACGAGGTGGCCCGATCCCGCGTGGGCGAACGACGAGGCGACGATCCCGAGCGGGTAGAAGTACGACCACGCGCGGTAGGGGAGCGCGACGGGGTTCTCGAAGTCGGAGACGCCGTCCTGAACGAACAGGTAGAACCCGAGGACGAACGCGACGACGAGGAGCGTCCCCCACGGGACGCCGTACAGCAGCCGCGAGCGGAGGGTCTCGCCCCACCGCCGGCCCGCGGGGGAGAGTCGCCTGACGACCTCGACCGACGCGACAAGCGACGCTACTACGAGCGCCGCGAGCAACGGTCCGAGGGCGTCCCCGGGTTCGGGCACGCCCAGAGGGTTTTCGCGGAGCCGTCTTGTGGGTTGTGTCTCCGGCGAGTCGCGGCCGTTCGGACGGGAGAGGCTTCGAAAGGTACAAGCGACCGACGAACGGACGTGTGGGCATGGAACTGCGGGTCACCGAGAGCAGCGAGGACGAACTCTCGATCGAGATCGCCGGCGAGGACCACACGTTCATGAACGTGCTGAAAGGTGCCCTGCTGGAACACGACGCCGTCGCCGCGGCGACCTACGACATGAACCCCGAGCAGTCGGGCGGCCAGACCGACCCGATCCTGACGATCAAGACCGACGGTGGCGTGGACCCCCTCGACGCCCTCGAGGAGGCCGCCGCGAGCATCCGCGAGAAGACGGCCGCGTTCCGCGAGGCGTTCGAGACGGCCGCGGACGAGCAGACGGCGTAGGGTTCGAACCGGCCCGCCGACGCTGGTACGTCGCTTCTTCGGGTTCCGGCGCGAACAGCGCCGCGGGCGCCCGGTTCAGGGAAGCCCCGGCAGGGAGACGGCGCCGGTCGCGACGAGTACGAGCGCGAGGCCGACGGCGACGAGGATGGGCAGGTAGGGCTTTGCGACCTCGACCCAGCCCGGCGCGACGAGGTCCTCGCTGGCGGCCGTGGCGTCGAACGCCGTCTTCTCGAGGTCGTGACCGCCACAGCGCGAACACGGCGGATTGTTCTTGACGTGCTGGCGGCCGCAGTCCGAACAGACCCAGACGTACTGGGGGCCGGTGTCGACGGTCCGCGACGACGGGTCGGCCTCGGCCGGTTCGAAGACGTTGTGGCCACACGCGTCGCAGGGAGGATCGTTCTCGGCGTGGGCTTTCCCACACCACGTACACCGCCACGTCACCCCTAGAACGGGGGACCGGGGTGGTATAAGGGTACGGGAATCCGGCCGCGTCGGCGGTCGAAGCGGGAACGGCCGAACCTACGGGCGAACGGGAACGCCGCGCTCGTCGAGGTACGCCTTGACCTCGGGGATCGAGTACTCGCCGAAGTGGAAGATAGAGGCCGCCAGCCCGGCGTCGGCGCCGGCCTCGGTGAACACCTCGTGCATGTCCTCGGGCCCGCCACAGCCGGAGGAGGCGATGACGGGCGTGTCGACGGTCTCGCAGACGGCCTTCGTCAGCGGGACGTCGTAGCCGTCCTTGGTGCCGTCCTTGTCGATGGAGTTGACGAACAGTTCGCCCGCGCCGCGGGCCTCGGCCTCGGCGGCCCACTCCAGCACGTCGATCCCGGTGCCCTCGCGGCCGCCCTTCTTGGTGCACTCGAACCAGCAGGACTCGCCGTCGACCTCGACGTAGTGCTCGCCGCCCTCGTCGTACCGGCGGCGGGCGTCGACGCTGATGACGATACACTGGCTGCCGAACGCCCTGGCGCCCTCGGTGACGAGTTCGGGCCGTTCGAGCGCGCCCGTGGTGATCGACACCTTGTCCGCACCCGCACGCAGGGTCTCCTTGATGTCCGCGACGGTGCGGATCCCGCCGCCGACCGTGAGGGGGATGAACACCTCGTCGGCCACGTCGCGGACGACGTCCAGCATCGTCTCGCGGCCCTCGGCCGAGGCCGTGATGTCGAGGAAGACGAACTCGTCGGCGCCGGCCTCGTTGTAGGCGCGGGCCATCTCGACCGGGTCGCCCGTGTACTGCAGGTCCTCGAAGTGGACGCCCGTGTAGACCGCCGCGTTCCCGTCGTCGTCGAGGTCGACGTCGATACACGGGATGATTCGCTTGGTCAGTACCATGCTGTGGGTCTCGCGCGGACGTTCGCGCCCGGGGTAGTAAAGGCGTCTGGATCGGGCGATTCGCGCTCCCTCGACGGTCAGTCCGCGAGCAACCGGTCGCGAAACGCCGCGACGGCCTCGGGCAGGACCTCGAGTTCCGCACGCAGGCGGGCGTAGCGGCCGTACTCTTTGTCGATCGAGACGACCACCTCGGGGTCGTGGTCGGCGGCACGGCGCACCGTGCCGTCGATCCACTCGAACGATCGCAACGTCTCCGAGAGGGCGTACGAACCGGGTGACGGCTCGGAGACGGGAAGTTCCTCGCGCGCGGCGGCCGCCGCCTCGATCGCCCGTTCGCGTTCGTCGCGGATCTCGGCGACGTCGGAGGGGGCCGCGACCGTCCCCTCCGCCATCCGGTCGCGGAGGCGCTCGAACGCCCGGTACGTCCGTTCGAACTCGAGCGCGCGGTAGAGCCCGGTTCCGAGGTCGCCGTCGGCCCGCGCCGTCTCCGTCCCGTCGCGAGCGTCGACGACCGAACCGCCGAACCGCCAGAGGGTGAATTCGAGTCGATCGTCGTCGAGGTCGCCGACGCCGACCGCGTCGTACCACTCCTCGCCGTCCTGCTCGGGAAAGTCGACGGCCGCGGCGCGGTCGATCGAGCGGTCGAGGGCAGCCTCGAAGATCGGCTCGAACGTGGTCGCGTCGTCGAGTCCCGCCTCGTACCGCTCCTCGAAGTGGTCCCAGACGTCGGCCGTCGCCGTCGCGAACTCGACGTCGCCCGCGGTCTCGCCGACTTCGATGACGTTCGCGTCGACGCGCCGCCGGTCGAGCGACGCGGTGGCGCGGTCGAGGTCCGACTCGAGTTGCTGGTAGTACAGCGCCGCCCGGAGCCGTCCGTCGTCGGCGTCGTCGCCACGGTACTCGATTCCCCCGCGCCGGTCCTCGATCGCCGACCGGACGGTCTCGCGTTCGGTCGCGAGGTCGTCGACGAGCGCCTCCATCTCCTCGTCGATGGCGCGCAGCGTGGTCGACGACGCCCGCGCGGACTCGCGGGCCTCTCGAAGGTCGCGCAGCGCGTGGTACAGGTCGTCGCCCGTCGCGTCGGCGGCCTCTCCCCGGGTTCGGACGGCGTCGTCCCGATGCTCCGCGATCGACTCGCGGACGACCCCGTTGGGGACGTCGTCGGGACCGAGCGATTCCGGGACGTCGGCCAGGAGTTCGTCGACCCGTTCGATCGCCGCCTCGCGGGCGCCGCGTTCGGGCCGGACCGGCACCGGCCACTTGACCGCCGGCGGCGACGGCGCGTCCGCCAGCACGGCCTCGGCGTCCGCGGCGGTGAACGTCGTCGAGTCGGTTTCCGAGGGGCGAACCTCGCTACAGCCAGCGAGGGCGACGCCGGCGCTCGCGGCGAGGCCGGCGAGGAACGCCCGCCGACGGGAGCGCGGCGTTCGTTCGCCCGTCATTCCTGGTCACCCCCGTCGGCGGTCCCGTTCGACTCGCTCGTTTCGGTTCCGTTCGGTGGGGCCAGCGGTTCCGACACGTACCGGCACATCGCGCTCTCGGAACTGCCCCGGCTTCGGGGCCGCTCCTCGTAGGGTCGATCGACCCTGCAGAGGACCGCCTCCATCACGTCCCTGTCGGCCTCACAGCGAGTCGTCGGCTCTTTCAGCCACCGACAGTAGTGGATCTTGAACTCCTCGTCCCGGGCCTCGACCGCCTCGACCTCCCTGCGGTAGCAGTCGCCGATGGACCGCTGGTCGATCGCGACCGTCTCGTTCTCGAAGTCGGTCCCCTCGACGAACGTTCGGATGGTCTCTCGCCCGTCCTCGTCGGCTTCGACGTGAAGTTCCTCGGCCGCGGCCTCGTCGGTGACGAACAGGATCGACGTCACGCCGACCGGGAGGGGTTCGTCCTCGGGGGTCTCCGCGACCTCCCGGGCCGTCTCCTCGTCCTCGAAGAGGAACGGCTCGTCGGCGTCGCTCCGGACGAAACGAACCGCGTACTCGTGGGTCGACGAGCGCTCGACGCCCGGGCCGACCGCGGTTTCGCGTCCCGTCGACGACGAACTCGGCCGATCGTCGCCGGTACACCCGGCGAGGACGACGCCGAGACAACCGCTCGCGGCGGCGAGGAGGCGCCGCCGGGAGTGCAAACTGGAGGGCATCGTCCGAAACTCGTACCCCTCGGATAAATACTCTCCGAACGACACGTCTGCGGGGAGTCGTCGCGGCGTCGCTGTAGACGGTTTTAAGGTGCTGAACCGGAAACCCTCGCGTATGGCAGACGAGAGCGAGTCCACGGACGAAGGGGAAGGGGACTCGGCGGCGACGGTCGGCCACGACCGCGTCGCCGAGCGGACGACGGCGCCGATGAGCGAGTTCGGAGCGAGGGAGACCGCCGTCGGCGCGCTCGTGGCGGTCGTCGGCGTCGCCGTCGCGTTCGGAATCCCGCTCGTCGCGTTCTGAGGAGAGAAGAGCAGCTAGAAGACGTACTCGTCGTCGTGGCCCATCATTCCGTCGTCTTCGAGCCCCGGCTCCTCCTCGTCCATCGGCCCACTGGTCTTGTAGGCTTTGATCCCCGTCGAGAGGAGGTCCTCGATGGCCTCCTCCCGATTGACGAACTCGCCGCGCTCGACCATCTGCGTGATCTGCATCTCGAGGTGCTCCGGGATCGTGATCTCTACTTTCGGCATCTGATTCGGGTTTCGGCGAGGGGGTATTTAACTTTGACGGGGATAATACACCGAAGGAAAAGAAAAATTCACACCGTGATAACTTTCTTTGGGCGGAACCGGAAATCGAACGCTTCCGCGTCGGGACGAGGCCGGGCCCGCTAGCGGTTCCCCATCATCGAGTCGATGGCGTTCCTGAGCGTCGACCCCGGCTGGGTGATCGTGTTGAGCTGCTGGCGCATCTTGCGCTGGTTGAAGTAGCTGGCGAACGCGAGGATCGTCGGCGGCCAGAGGCCGACGAACAGCCCCCGTTCGCGGTCGCCGCGCAGGAAGAAGTAGTACCACGCGAGCCCCACGGACGCCGCCGACGCGAGGGCCGCCGGCCCTATGGCCTGTTCGCTTACCTCTTCTGCCGCCTCTCCTGACATCTCCCGTTCGGAAATCTTCTGTCTGGTCGCCATGCGATCCAACGGTCCACGAGCCGATACTAAGCGGTGGCGAGGGTTTCGGGTGGTACCGAGCTGTTGGTACCCTCGCCGCGGCCGTTACGATCCGTTTAGGCGCCGGTGCCCGCGGGCGAATGCCGGATTTACCGCGCGCCGTCCGGCCGCCGGTCGAGGCGGCCGTAGCCACCTCGATTCGGGGGAACGTTACGCCTACGTACGTCGGGGCCTACCTCCGCGTATGCGAGACGTCACGGACCTCTACCGGGAGTTCGGCGACGACCGCCTCCCGCCGGGCCAGCGCGAGACTTCGAAGTTCCCCGTCCTCTCGAAGAGCGGGACGCCGTCGTGGGATCCCGAGACGTGGGAGTTTACCGTCACCGGGGCCGTCGAGGAGCCGCTCTCGTTCTCCTGGGAGGAGTTCCGCGACCTTCCGAGCGAGACCCAGCGGCAGGACTTCCACTGTGTCACCGGCTGGAGCAAACTCGACTGTGAGTTCACGGGCGTCCCGTTCCCCGAAATCGCCGAGCGGGCGGGCGTCCGCGAGGACGCCGTCCACGTCCTCTTCTCCGCGCTCGACGACTACACGACCGACCTGCCCCTCGAACAGTGCACGCGTGAGGAGGTGCTGTTCGTCCGGGCGTTCGACGGCGAGCCGTTGCCCCGCGAGCACGGCGGCCCCCTCCGCGTCGTCACCCCGCACAGGTACGCCTACAAGGGGGCGAAGTGGGTCGACGGCGTCGAGTTCCTCACGGAACCCGAACTCGGCTACTGGGAGCGGCGGGGCTACTCGGAGACGGCGAATCCGTGGCGAGAGGA
The Salinilacihabitans rarus DNA segment above includes these coding regions:
- a CDS encoding DNA-directed RNA polymerase subunit L, whose amino-acid sequence is MELRVTESSEDELSIEIAGEDHTFMNVLKGALLEHDAVAAATYDMNPEQSGGQTDPILTIKTDGGVDPLDALEEAAASIREKTAAFREAFETAADEQTA
- the hisF gene encoding imidazole glycerol phosphate synthase subunit HisF, which translates into the protein MVLTKRIIPCIDVDLDDDGNAAVYTGVHFEDLQYTGDPVEMARAYNEAGADEFVFLDITASAEGRETMLDVVRDVADEVFIPLTVGGGIRTVADIKETLRAGADKVSITTGALERPELVTEGARAFGSQCIVISVDARRRYDEGGEHYVEVDGESCWFECTKKGGREGTGIDVLEWAAEAEARGAGELFVNSIDKDGTKDGYDVPLTKAVCETVDTPVIASSGCGGPEDMHEVFTEAGADAGLAASIFHFGEYSIPEVKAYLDERGVPVRP
- a CDS encoding DUF7550 family protein, encoding MADESESTDEGEGDSAATVGHDRVAERTTAPMSEFGARETAVGALVAVVGVAVAFGIPLVAF
- a CDS encoding ribbon-helix-helix domain-containing protein, with the translated sequence MPKVEITIPEHLEMQITQMVERGEFVNREEAIEDLLSTGIKAYKTSGPMDEEEPGLEDDGMMGHDDEYVF
- a CDS encoding sulfite oxidase-like oxidoreductase yields the protein MRDVTDLYREFGDDRLPPGQRETSKFPVLSKSGTPSWDPETWEFTVTGAVEEPLSFSWEEFRDLPSETQRQDFHCVTGWSKLDCEFTGVPFPEIAERAGVREDAVHVLFSALDDYTTDLPLEQCTREEVLFVRAFDGEPLPREHGGPLRVVTPHRYAYKGAKWVDGVEFLTEPELGYWERRGYSETANPWREERYS